In Rhodopirellula sp. P2, the DNA window TCCGAGATTTCATTGGCGGTGACCACGGCAGGGCCCAGAGGGGCGAACGTGTCGAAGGATTTGCCCACCAGCCATTGGCCGCCGGGACGGCCCTTTTGCCAATCTCGCGAAGACACGTCGTGGCCGACCGCGTACCCGAAGACCACGTCCATCGCCTCGCTGGCATCCACGTGGCGGGCGGTTTTGCCGATGACCACCACCAATTCGGCTTCGTAGTCGACTTTGTCACTGATCTTGGGCAGCATAATGTCTTGGCCATGCCCAACCAGCGCGGAATTGAATTTGCTGAACACGACCGGCAACGATGGCTTCTCAGCTCCCGTTTCAATCGCGTGATCGAGGTAGTTCAAACCGATGCACAGAATCTTTTCTGGGCAGGGGACTGGCGGCAGCATTTGCTCCGGGGCGTCGATCCATTGAGATTCATCGGGGGTGGGCAGCTGATCGAAGTCCGCTTGGGCAAGCGAAAAGAGTGTGTTTCCTTGCAGCCATTTTTGTTCGATTTCCGCACCCAGCAAATCGCCAACGGGGCAAACTTTGGGGCGAGGAGCCAATTGGGTTTCGGGTTCCTTTCGAATCGCCAAACGTGTGGCACCGGAAGAATCAACGTAACGACAAAAAGCAACCATGAGGAAACCAATCGAAGTGGCAAGGAGGTGGGGAAGCGGACACGCGAAATCAAAACAAACGCTCGAACGGAAAGTCCATTTGCAAGCAAATCCGTTCATTTGCAAGCAATACCATAGCGAGCCACTCAATTGTTGGGGGAAGCCTGCAGAGACCAAAACGAATCTTTACACTGCGACCACGCGTCGG includes these proteins:
- a CDS encoding fumarylacetoacetate hydrolase family protein, whose translation is MVAFCRYVDSSGATRLAIRKEPETQLAPRPKVCPVGDLLGAEIEQKWLQGNTLFSLAQADFDQLPTPDESQWIDAPEQMLPPVPCPEKILCIGLNYLDHAIETGAEKPSLPVVFSKFNSALVGHGQDIMLPKISDKVDYEAELVVVIGKTARHVDASEAMDVVFGYAVGHDVSSRDWQKGRPGGQWLVGKSFDTFAPLGPAVVTANEISDPGNLPIRLHLNGETLQESKTDQLIFDIPALIAHLSKFMTLKPGDLIFTGTPSGVGDARTPPRYLAPGDRCVVEIDGIGRLENTCQAEA